A genomic stretch from Myxocyprinus asiaticus isolate MX2 ecotype Aquarium Trade chromosome 24, UBuf_Myxa_2, whole genome shotgun sequence includes:
- the LOC127415165 gene encoding SPRY domain-containing protein 4-like: protein MAMSSRMLFLCRLTGQSLGTVLGHSRGKKLVAQRWYITTSARNKLQFKLDEQTAHSSLDLFKKDTGVIYRMLGLDPSVVKDTPLRFRDWAVVLADTQIDSGRHYWEVTVQKSHEFRVGVAEVSTSRDECVGTNSTSWVFAFVQRKWFAMTTGKQVPVPLVGKPDRVGLLLDYEAGRLSLVDTQKAEVVHTIKTRFRSPISPAFALWDGELLTHSGLEIPPGIQ from the exons ATGGCGATGTCCTCGCGCATGCTATTCTTGTGCCGTTTGACAGGCCAATCTTTAGGGACTGTACTCGGTCACAGCCGTGGAAAAAAACTCGTAGCCCAAAGATGGTATATTACTACCAGTGCGAGGAACA AACTACAGTTTAAACTTGATGAGCAGACAGCCCATAGCAGTCTTGATCTTTTTAAGAAGGACACGGGTGTGATCTATCGAATGCTAGGCCTGGACCCCTCTGTCGTTAAGGATACCCCCCTCCGATTCCGGGACTGGGCTGTGGTTCTTGCTGACACCCAGATTGACTCTGGACGGCACTACTGGGAGGTCACAGTTCAGAAGTCCCATGAGTTCCGAGTGGGAGTGGCTGAAGTGTCGACATCACGCGATGAATGTGTGGGCACAAATTCCACTTCCTGGGTGTTTGCTTTTGTCCAGAGGAAGTGGTTTGCTATGACCACCGGTAAGCAGGTCCCAGTGCCACTGGTGGGGAAACCCGATCGGGTCGGGCTCTTGCTGGACTATGAAGCTGgacggctcagtcttgtggacACCCAGAAAGCTGAAGTGGTGCACACTATAAAAACACGGTTCCGCTCACCCATCTCTCCTGCATTTGCACTCTGGGATGGAGAGCTGCTTACACACTCTGGACTGGAGATACCACCAGGGATTCAGTGA